The nucleotide window AGCCAATGCCAGTCCACCTAAGACCCCACCCACCGCACCCACGGCCAATCCTGTCCCCATCCCTCCAAActtacttttcttcttctcctccacaACCACAGGTTGCTGCTCTCCATACCCGTAACCCCCATAACCGTAACTCGGCTGCCCGTATGTCGTAGGTGGGGGCGCGCTGTACGGATACCCTGTTGGCGGAGCTGCTGTTGAGTAGTACGGATTTGGCTGCGGTGGTGGTGCGCCATAGGGTGTCGCGTAAGGGTAGTCTCTCGAAGATGACGGAGGAGGAACCCCGTAAGGAGGTTCACGGTAAGCATCAGGAGCACGATAGCGAGGGTCTCTAATGGTGACCTTAACGTCGAGTTTCCCCTGTGGTCTGCCGGAAGGACGCTTGAGCTGGAGAGCGCGGGTGGCTCGTTCTCCGATGTCGACGTCGTCGAGAACGTCAATGAGCTTGAGCTTAGCGGAGCCGATGAGGGGCTTGGTGCCCTCCTCGGAGCCGGCGTGGACGATGTCGATGTGGAGGGTGTGGTCTTCGATGCGACCAGATGGTAAGGGGATGACCAGAGTTTGGTCCCAAAAAGGAGAGGTGTCGCCTTCGTCGTCGACTCGAGTGGAGCATTTGTAGTTGGAGTCAACCCACACGACAGCATATGGCTTCAAAGAGCCATGGCGCCAGTTAACGTTTTTGAGGTCTTTAGCAGAAGAGATGGTGACTTCAACCTCGTATCGAGAAGCCATGATCTGGTCTTTGGGGACTGGAATACTTTGTGCATGCGGCAAGCAGCTAGCGTGGCGGGGATGTATTTATATATAGGTTTCAGTACTCGGACTTTGGACTTGTAGTTGGGGTAAGGAGGTAATTAATGGTCTAGAAAGCCCTTTTGATTTGTTGGCGTTTGCCCATATATATATCCATTCAGCACCAGTGTGGTAATTTTGTATGGTGGGTGAAGGTGATTCCTTAATGCGCATGGCAGTAACGGCTAAGAATGTAATTTTAGGCGAAAGATAAGGATTTCTGGGACAGGTACTTACTTTT belongs to Populus nigra chromosome 18, ddPopNigr1.1, whole genome shotgun sequence and includes:
- the LOC133677902 gene encoding protein SRC2 homolog, whose translation is MASRYEVEVTISSAKDLKNVNWRHGSLKPYAVVWVDSNYKCSTRVDDEGDTSPFWDQTLVIPLPSGRIEDHTLHIDIVHAGSEEGTKPLIGSAKLKLIDVLDDVDIGERATRALQLKRPSGRPQGKLDVKVTIRDPRYRAPDAYREPPYGVPPPSSSRDYPYATPYGAPPPQPNPYYSTAAPPTGYPYSAPPPTTYGQPSYGYGGYGYGEQQPVVVEEKKKSKFGGMGTGLAVGAVGGVLGGLALAEGIDALEDHVADDVAEKVEDDLAYDDDAGGW